The Xylanivirga thermophila genome includes the window CACGTTTACCCTTTACCTCTTTATTCTCAAGAAGATAAGATAAAATCTTTAAGAAATGGGATTTACCAGAACCAAAGAATCCTGATATCCAGACTCCCATTTTGTCAGTATAATTATTAATCGCTTCTCTGTAGGCCTCAAAAAAAGTGCTAAAATGTCTGCCTAATTCTCTTGTAACTACATATTCCTCTAACTCTTGGTGAACATTGGTATCATCATCTTGTCCAATCTTAATAACACCTTTGATATCCCTATCAATTTCCTTATAAAACATTTTCTTTAATTTCATAGTCCAATTCCCTCCCCTATCTTTCTACTAGTTTAAAAGCCCTATAATAGTTTTGGTCAGAAATTTCATCAAAAAGATTTAAGTCTTGTCCTGAATAAGTCCCAGGATAAAACATGATTAAAGGTATATGATCTATTACAGAATGTAGAACATTTAAAACAGTATGAGATCGAATAATGGGCCATATTTTACCTATACCTGTTAAGAAAACAACATCATTTTCCTGTACCATTTCTCTGATATACTCTACAACTAAATCATTTTTCTGGGTGAGTCTTAAAGTATTTTTTATGGGCTTAAGGATTGCGTCTGTTCCTTTTATATTTTCCATATCAAAAACTTTCTTCAAGTATCCCTTTTTTTCTAATATTTCAATCATTATTTCATAGAGATCTAATTCCCTAATATAAAAATCCATGCCTTCATTATTTATTTTCTGCTTTAAAAACCTTATATGTTCTCTTACAATGATTTCATCCTCCGGGTCATAATCAAAAATATAGTAACCTATTTCATTGCCCAATCCTTTATTTTCCCTAAACCTTTTATCTGTAATAATAGGCAGAATCTCATCGAGCCGTTCATAAATGATTTTCATTTATATCCCTCCTAACATAGCCTGAAGGTATATGCCATCACCTTTTCCATTCAAATAGTCTACTAATTCTTGCTCCATTAAGGGTCTGGTTATTTCAACATCTTTTTTATTTTTCTTCACAAATCCGGCTTCAGTTAAGATTCTTTTATAGACCTGTTTTAATTTATAAAACGTATAGTCTTTCCACTCTGCCACCTTCTGGCTTTGTTCTGCTTTTCTTTGAAAGAAGATAGCAAAATCCTTATCTGTAATTA containing:
- a CDS encoding DUF1788 domain-containing protein; the protein is MKIIYERLDEILPIITDKRFRENKGLGNEIGYYIFDYDPEDEIIVREHIRFLKQKINNEGMDFYIRELDLYEIMIEILEKKGYLKKVFDMENIKGTDAILKPIKNTLRLTQKNDLVVEYIREMVQENDVVFLTGIGKIWPIIRSHTVLNVLHSVIDHIPLIMFYPGTYSGQDLNLFDEISDQNYYRAFKLVER